A portion of the Candidatus Pristimantibacillus lignocellulolyticus genome contains these proteins:
- a CDS encoding DUF4352 domain-containing protein, whose translation MPTIMTSAEPIMLSYLSFQLTFSMIELQRDQHSVVIKTNVKNTGKYEGSISSNNFMLVSDGKEVLPNVSYISEEHKHGMIWAWKRLKPEELCTVILKFNIDPNLSEYNFKYNYRKITQLIKRFQMHGDNE comes from the coding sequence ATGCCTACTATCATGACTTCTGCAGAGCCAATTATGCTAAGCTATTTGAGCTTCCAACTAACCTTTTCAATGATCGAATTGCAAAGAGATCAACATTCCGTTGTAATAAAAACGAATGTTAAAAATACTGGAAAATATGAAGGTTCAATTTCGAGTAATAATTTTATGCTCGTATCGGATGGCAAGGAAGTGCTTCCTAATGTTAGTTATATTAGTGAAGAACATAAACATGGGATGATATGGGCCTGGAAGCGGTTAAAGCCTGAGGAACTCTGTACGGTTATCTTAAAATTCAATATTGACCCTAATTTATCCGAATATAATTTTAAATACAATTATAGGAAAATCACACAACTTATAAAGCGTTTTCAAATGCATGGTGACAATGAATAG
- the sigG gene encoding RNA polymerase sporulation sigma factor SigG, protein MTRNKVEICGVDTAKLPVLTNVEMRELFTGLQTRNEWGAREKLVNGNLRLVLSVIQRFNNRGEFVDDLFQVGCIGLMKAIDNFDLGQNVKFSTYAVPMIIGEIRRYLRDNNPIRVSRSLRDIAYKALQARDSLTNKFAREPTVMEISQVLNVPKEDVVFALDAIQDPVSLYEPIFNDGGDPIYVLDQISDEKNKDITWIEEIALREAMHRLNDREKMILSMRFFEGKTQMEVADEIGISQAQVSRLEKSAIQQMQKYVNA, encoded by the coding sequence TTGACCCGTAATAAAGTTGAAATCTGTGGCGTGGATACTGCTAAGCTACCAGTCCTAACAAATGTTGAAATGCGCGAATTATTCACTGGTCTACAAACTCGTAATGAATGGGGAGCGAGAGAGAAATTAGTTAATGGAAATCTAAGATTAGTTCTAAGTGTCATTCAACGTTTTAATAATAGGGGCGAATTTGTTGACGATTTATTTCAAGTCGGTTGTATTGGGTTAATGAAGGCAATCGATAATTTTGATCTAGGTCAAAATGTGAAATTTTCTACTTATGCTGTTCCAATGATTATTGGTGAAATCCGAAGGTATTTACGCGACAATAATCCGATTAGAGTTTCACGGAGTTTACGTGATATTGCCTATAAAGCTTTACAAGCGAGAGATAGTTTAACGAATAAGTTTGCGCGCGAACCGACCGTTATGGAAATTTCGCAAGTTCTTAATGTTCCGAAAGAAGATGTCGTTTTTGCATTAGATGCTATTCAAGACCCAGTATCTTTGTACGAGCCTATTTTCAACGATGGCGGCGATCCAATTTATGTGCTAGATCAAATTAGTGATGAGAAAAATAAAGATATTACATGGATTGAAGAAATCGCATTACGTGAGGCGATGCATCGCTTGAACGATCGTGAAAAAATGATCTTATCTATGCGGTTTTTTGAAGGGAAAACTCAGATGGAAGTAGCCGATGAAATCGGCATTTCACAAGCACAAGTATCGCGATTGGAAAAATCAGCAATTCAACAAATGCAAAAATATGTTAATGCCTAA
- a CDS encoding YlmC/YmxH family sporulation protein has translation MKISDFQSKDVINIVDGKKLGHISDIELDLRQGKIDSIVIPQVQRMFGIFGTAGSEIVIPWRNIVKIGTDVVLVRMEETRSVRAEDEDLHARI, from the coding sequence ATGAAAATATCTGATTTCCAATCCAAAGATGTTATAAATATTGTAGATGGCAAAAAGCTTGGGCATATTAGTGATATTGAATTAGATTTACGTCAAGGGAAAATCGATTCGATTGTTATTCCTCAAGTGCAACGCATGTTCGGTATATTTGGCACAGCCGGTTCAGAGATTGTTATTCCATGGCGCAATATTGTGAAAATCGGAACAGATGTCGTTCTTGTGCGAATGGAAGAAACGAGATCAGTTCGCGCAGAGGATGAGGATTTGCATGCTCGTATCTAA
- the pgeF gene encoding peptidoglycan editing factor PgeF yields MEPFVAGVASHQLLLQKWMLQCANLTTGFTTRIGGYSDKPYASFNIGLHVNDEVESVVRNRQLLTDSIGWEFDAWTNAEQVHGNVVVKVTAEDRGRGRLLMSDAIQGADGIITNEPNILLTSFYADCVPLLFWDPVHEAIGLAHAGWKGTASAIAKEMVEAMNLHFGTKPDQLMVAIGPSIDQCCYEVDQYVVDQFEALWQRLELQEDTINGVIRPISESKAYINLKEINRQIMIKAGILPTHIELSNLCTGCRTDMFFSHRMENGLTGRMASWIGLSRKVIY; encoded by the coding sequence ATGGAACCATTTGTTGCAGGTGTTGCATCGCATCAATTGTTACTCCAAAAATGGATGTTACAATGTGCGAATTTGACAACAGGATTTACGACTAGAATAGGGGGCTATAGCGATAAGCCATATGCCTCTTTCAATATAGGTTTACATGTTAATGATGAAGTAGAATCAGTTGTTCGTAATCGACAATTATTAACGGATAGTATTGGATGGGAATTTGATGCTTGGACGAATGCGGAGCAAGTACATGGCAATGTTGTCGTAAAAGTAACAGCTGAAGATCGTGGACGCGGTAGACTCTTAATGTCAGATGCGATTCAAGGTGCAGACGGAATAATTACGAACGAACCTAATATTTTGTTAACTTCATTTTATGCGGACTGTGTACCCTTATTGTTCTGGGATCCCGTTCATGAGGCAATTGGTTTAGCACATGCAGGGTGGAAAGGAACGGCTTCAGCCATAGCAAAAGAGATGGTTGAAGCAATGAATTTACATTTTGGAACAAAGCCAGATCAACTTATGGTAGCGATAGGACCATCCATTGATCAATGCTGCTATGAGGTAGATCAATACGTTGTAGACCAATTCGAAGCTTTATGGCAAAGACTTGAACTACAGGAAGATACGATTAATGGAGTAATTAGGCCTATTTCTGAGTCAAAGGCTTATATTAACTTGAAAGAAATCAACCGACAGATTATGATAAAAGCAGGAATATTGCCGACTCATATCGAATTAAGTAATTTATGTACTGGCTGTAGGACTGATATGTTCTTTAGCCATCGTATGGAAAATGGCTTAACAGGTAGAATGGCTAGTTGGATTGGCCTATCGAGAAAGGTGATCTATTAA
- a CDS encoding YggS family pyridoxal phosphate-dependent enzyme encodes MSIKDRIHHVQQTITQATSRAGRESDAVNVIGVTKYVSVARTVEAVEAGVLHLGENRWQIAKDKWDYIHEHTGAGQATPTWHFIGSLQRNKVKDIVGKFQYIHSLDRLSLAKAIQEQAEKLDTTVKCFIQVNVSGEQSKQGMNAAEVSLFLEQLQEYPRVLPIGLMTMAPFELEKEETRFVFRRLRELRDELIANGNGKCTVTELSMGMSNDYEIAIEEGATFVRLGTILIGTEEDE; translated from the coding sequence ATGAGTATCAAAGATCGAATACACCATGTGCAGCAGACAATAACTCAAGCAACTTCTCGTGCAGGTAGAGAATCGGACGCTGTGAATGTCATTGGAGTAACAAAGTATGTTTCCGTAGCTAGAACCGTAGAAGCCGTGGAAGCAGGCGTGTTACATTTAGGTGAAAACCGTTGGCAAATTGCAAAAGACAAATGGGATTACATACATGAACATACAGGAGCGGGACAAGCAACTCCAACATGGCATTTTATTGGATCATTGCAACGTAATAAAGTGAAAGATATTGTTGGTAAGTTTCAGTACATTCATTCCTTAGATCGACTTTCGTTAGCAAAAGCGATCCAGGAGCAGGCTGAGAAGTTAGATACAACAGTTAAATGCTTTATTCAGGTCAATGTATCTGGAGAGCAGTCGAAGCAAGGAATGAATGCTGCTGAGGTATCGCTATTTTTGGAACAGCTACAAGAGTATCCACGCGTTTTACCAATTGGTTTAATGACTATGGCTCCATTTGAACTTGAGAAAGAGGAGACAAGGTTTGTTTTCCGTCGATTAAGAGAATTGCGTGATGAGCTGATTGCAAATGGGAATGGCAAGTGTACCGTAACTGAATTATCGATGGGAATGTCCAACGATTATGAAATTGCAATTGAAGAAGGAGCTACCTTTGTACGACTTGGCACAATATTAATTGGAACAGAGGAGGATGAATAA
- the sepF gene encoding cell division protein SepF, which yields MSVINKFMNYFGLQEEEEITERERVATHDDQEVETNPFESRKQSRNQQFSNVGNNVVSLHTQKNTRMVLCEPKSYDEAQAIADEIRNRRSVVVNLQRVQSELGLRIVDFLSGTVYALSGSISKLGPNIYLCAPETVEVQGSITELAHFDR from the coding sequence ATGAGTGTTATTAATAAGTTTATGAACTATTTCGGTTTACAAGAGGAAGAAGAGATTACGGAACGTGAACGTGTAGCTACACATGACGATCAAGAAGTTGAAACGAATCCATTCGAATCACGTAAACAATCAAGAAATCAACAGTTTTCTAATGTTGGTAACAATGTCGTAAGTCTACACACTCAGAAAAATACACGCATGGTTTTATGTGAGCCGAAGAGCTATGATGAGGCACAAGCCATTGCAGATGAAATTCGTAATCGCAGATCAGTTGTAGTAAACTTACAACGTGTTCAAAGTGAACTTGGCTTGCGCATCGTAGATTTCTTATCTGGAACAGTGTACGCACTTAGCGGCTCAATCTCTAAATTAGGACCAAATATCTATTTATGTGCTCCTGAGACAGTTGAAGTACAAGGTTCTATTACAGAATTGGCACATTTTGATAGATAA
- a CDS encoding YggT family protein — protein sequence MIIAYILLSWFPNARSSSVGQILGRIVEPYLSIFRRFIPPIGGMLDISPIVAFIALGFIKSGVFFIIEAIAG from the coding sequence ATGATTATTGCATACATTTTATTGTCGTGGTTTCCCAATGCAAGAAGCAGCTCGGTTGGTCAAATTCTAGGGAGGATTGTTGAGCCTTATCTATCTATTTTCCGTAGATTTATTCCGCCAATCGGAGGAATGCTAGATATCTCGCCAATCGTGGCATTTATCGCATTAGGCTTCATTAAATCAGGAGTCTTTTTCATCATCGAAGCAATTGCTGGATAA
- a CDS encoding YlmH/Sll1252 family protein: MKDGFYSHFHPEEKPFVDRAQEWIERSAELHELRRTDFLDPRQQFIVTTIANRIGSVNIKFDGGYDDAERKRAIIVPDYRDVEYEDADLKVLQVTSQSDKFHELDHGDFLGALIGLGIKRDRVGDIHQHDDFCHIVVTSEMAQFLDIGFRQVHRLNVLTDIISIEQLQPVVAKFEELSFTVASLRLDGIASDAYRVSRTKIVDPIKAGRCRVNWRTEEDPSKQLKEGDVVSIKGMGRFKVAEVDGVTKKGRIRVKISKFI, translated from the coding sequence ATGAAGGACGGATTTTATAGTCATTTCCATCCTGAAGAGAAGCCATTTGTTGATCGCGCACAAGAATGGATAGAACGGTCCGCTGAGCTACATGAGCTTAGACGGACCGATTTTTTAGATCCGAGACAACAATTTATTGTGACAACGATAGCTAATCGGATAGGATCAGTAAATATTAAATTCGATGGTGGTTACGATGATGCAGAACGTAAGCGTGCGATTATCGTACCAGATTACCGCGATGTGGAATACGAAGATGCAGATTTGAAAGTTCTTCAAGTCACTAGCCAAAGCGATAAGTTTCATGAATTAGATCATGGGGATTTCCTTGGAGCTTTAATTGGGCTCGGAATTAAGCGAGATCGAGTAGGAGATATTCATCAACATGATGATTTCTGTCATATCGTTGTTACATCAGAAATGGCACAATTCCTTGATATTGGTTTTAGGCAAGTACATCGCCTAAATGTATTAACGGATATCATCTCGATTGAACAACTACAACCTGTCGTGGCTAAGTTCGAGGAGTTGAGCTTTACTGTTGCATCTCTAAGATTAGACGGTATTGCTAGCGATGCTTACCGTGTAAGTCGAACTAAAATCGTTGATCCAATTAAGGCCGGTCGTTGCCGGGTAAATTGGCGAACAGAGGAAGATCCATCTAAGCAATTGAAAGAAGGCGACGTAGTTTCGATTAAAGGTATGGGTAGATTTAAAGTTGCTGAAGTTGATGGTGTAACTAAAAAGGGCAGAATTCGCGTGAAAATCAGTAAATTTATTTAG
- a CDS encoding DivIVA domain-containing protein gives MPLTPLDIHNKEFSRRLRGYDEDEVNEFLDLVIKDYEALIRENKEMQNQMLTLQERLNHFSNIEDTLSKTIIVAQEAADEVRSNAKKEAQLIVKEAEKNADRIVNESLNKSRKVSLEVDELKKQASIYRARFRTLVEAQLELLAEESWDTLKSDRPEPVVHE, from the coding sequence ATGCCATTGACACCATTGGACATACATAATAAAGAGTTTTCACGTAGACTTCGTGGATATGACGAGGATGAAGTAAATGAATTCTTGGACCTAGTTATTAAAGATTATGAAGCACTTATCCGTGAAAATAAAGAAATGCAAAATCAAATGCTTACTTTGCAAGAGCGTTTGAATCATTTCTCTAATATTGAGGATACGTTAAGCAAAACGATTATTGTCGCACAAGAGGCTGCAGATGAAGTTCGAAGTAATGCGAAGAAAGAAGCTCAATTGATCGTGAAAGAAGCCGAGAAAAATGCTGATCGAATCGTAAATGAGTCTTTGAACAAATCACGTAAAGTTTCACTTGAAGTGGATGAACTGAAAAAACAAGCATCTATCTATCGCGCAAGATTCCGTACGCTAGTTGAAGCTCAATTAGAGTTGTTAGCAGAAGAATCATGGGATACGCTTAAATCAGATCGCCCTGAACCTGTTGTTCACGAATAG